One region of Flavobacterium sp. GSB-24 genomic DNA includes:
- a CDS encoding Gfo/Idh/MocA family oxidoreductase has product MEKISRRSFVNKFGIGVGASVVMTSLPSFLSAPEINKKPYTGKKLNIALCGLGNYASLLAEGLQVSEYCQLAGIVTGTPSKAEKWKKKYNIPEKNIYNYENFDSIVKNKDIGLVYVVTANSLHKELTIRAAKAGKHVIVEKPMAITIEDCEEMIKACKENNVQLAMGYRLHYEPNHLEVKRLGQEKVLGQVRFIEASLGYSTYDFRDINSPVDLNARNQWRLNKKLAGGGTLINLGVYCIQVSRYVLGEEPIAVTAQFGTVNNKNMFAQVEENITWQMEFPSGAVANCSSSYGFGIDRFFASADEGTFEMSPAVSYGPFVGKRSDGKAFNFPVINQQQTQMDEICKVILANKKLPNHITGEEGMKDMKIINAIYKAAETGKKISLK; this is encoded by the coding sequence ATGGAAAAAATTTCAAGAAGATCGTTTGTGAATAAATTTGGAATTGGCGTTGGAGCGTCTGTTGTGATGACATCTCTTCCATCTTTTTTATCTGCGCCGGAAATTAATAAAAAGCCTTACACTGGAAAGAAATTAAATATCGCGCTTTGCGGCTTGGGAAATTACGCTTCACTTCTGGCGGAAGGTCTTCAAGTTTCTGAATACTGCCAGCTTGCGGGAATCGTGACAGGAACTCCTTCTAAAGCCGAAAAATGGAAAAAGAAATATAATATACCAGAGAAGAACATTTACAATTATGAGAATTTCGATTCCATCGTAAAAAACAAAGATATTGGTTTAGTTTATGTCGTAACTGCCAATTCACTGCACAAAGAACTTACCATTCGGGCAGCAAAAGCTGGAAAACATGTTATTGTTGAAAAACCGATGGCGATTACTATTGAAGACTGCGAAGAAATGATTAAAGCCTGTAAGGAAAACAATGTACAACTCGCAATGGGTTATCGTCTGCATTACGAACCTAATCATCTGGAAGTAAAGCGACTTGGGCAGGAAAAAGTTTTGGGTCAGGTTCGTTTTATTGAAGCCTCTCTTGGTTACAGCACGTATGATTTTCGTGATATTAATTCACCTGTAGATTTAAATGCCCGTAACCAATGGAGATTGAATAAAAAACTAGCTGGAGGCGGTACTTTAATCAATTTAGGCGTTTATTGTATTCAGGTTTCGCGTTATGTTTTAGGCGAAGAACCAATTGCTGTAACGGCACAATTTGGAACTGTAAACAATAAAAATATGTTTGCTCAGGTGGAAGAAAATATTACTTGGCAAATGGAATTTCCAAGTGGTGCTGTGGCTAATTGCAGCAGTTCCTATGGTTTTGGCATTGATAGATTTTTTGCTTCCGCAGATGAAGGCACATTTGAAATGAGTCCTGCTGTGAGCTATGGACCTTTTGTGGGTAAAAGATCTGATGGAAAAGCATTTAATTTTCCTGTGATAAACCAACAGCAAACCCAAATGGATGAAATTTGTAAAGTGATTTTAGCAAACAAAAAACTACCCAATCATATTACTGGAGAAGAAGGAATGAAAGACATGAAAATTATTAATGCGATTTATAAAGCAGCAGAAACCGGCAAGAAAATTTCATTAAAATAG
- a CDS encoding Lrp/AsnC family transcriptional regulator: MTLDATDKKLLVLLQTDSKKTTKELSLKLDLSVTAVYERIKKLEREGIIKNYAALVDKSKIEKGFVVFCHLKLIQHTKEFLTKFESEVIKLNEVLECHHVSGDYDYILKVLVKDMEAYREFLVTKLTSLQHIGSTQSMFMISEVKNSTVISF; the protein is encoded by the coding sequence ATGACTCTAGACGCTACAGATAAAAAACTCCTCGTTTTACTTCAAACCGACAGTAAAAAAACAACCAAAGAATTATCTTTAAAACTTGATCTTTCTGTAACCGCAGTTTACGAACGAATCAAAAAACTAGAACGAGAAGGTATCATTAAAAACTATGCAGCATTAGTAGATAAATCCAAAATCGAAAAAGGATTTGTGGTTTTCTGTCATCTAAAACTTATTCAGCATACTAAAGAATTCCTAACCAAATTCGAAAGCGAAGTCATCAAACTAAACGAAGTTTTAGAATGCCATCATGTAAGCGGTGATTACGATTATATCTTGAAAGTTTTAGTAAAAGATATGGAAGCGTATCGTGAATTTTTGGTTACCAAATTGACTTCGCTTCAACATATTGGCAGTACGCAAAGTATGTTTATGATTAGTGAGGTGAAGAACTCGACGGTAATTTCTTTTTAA
- a CDS encoding FAD-binding and (Fe-S)-binding domain-containing protein gives MLTQSHLKQLADTLEGKLLYDDLHKTLYSTDASVYRIRPNAVAVPKTVEDISKLIRFAAQHNISITPRTAGTSLAGQAVGDGLVVDVSKNFTKIISYNAEKKTVTVQPGVIRDELNLFLKPHGVFFAPITSTSNRAMIGGMVGNNSSGTTSIRYGVTRDKIVEVKAILSDGSEVAFGELTSAEFMEKTKGDSLENKIYKRLYDELSEKENQEEIIKEFPKPEIHRRNTGYAVDILLRSDLFGGTEPTINVGKLLCGSEGTLAFTTEITLKVDDLPPVHNIMVVGHYHTIQESLESVVVAMKHYLYTCEMIDDTILDCTKTNREHIKNRFFLVGEPKAIMLFEVASHSLEDAERQANDLIADLEKHNFGYARVKVYGPDIDKANELRKAGLGLLGSIVGDNKAADSIEDTAVELSDLPAYIAEFSAMMLSHGQEAIYYAHAGAGELHLRPVLNLKKTEDLKLFRTIATDVAHLVKKYRGSLSGEHGDGIVRGEFIPFMIGEKNYELLKRIKLAFDPNSVFNIGKIVNALKMDENHRVISGRVEPDIKTFQDFSDSLGILRAAEKCNGSGDCRKMPSAGGAMCPSYRATRNEKETTRARANALREYLTYSEKENKFDQKELYEVFELCVSCKACASECPSNVDVATLKAEFLYQYQKANGFSTRSKIFANNAKLNKMGSLFPSITNFISNQSLVKRSMGIAPERQVPLLAKKTFRKWYENNKPAISDFPNGQLYLFVDEFTNYYDVNIGIDAFELLTKLGYQVLIVDHEESGRTYLSKGFLEEAKKITDININIFKDLISSNAPLIGIEPSAILTFRDEYLRLASDKENAERISQNAFTIEEFFKKEIIDGKITPDSFSEETKEIKIHGHCHQKSLSSVEATFAMLNLPKNNTVTIYNSGCCGMAGSFGYEKEHYKVSMQMGEDTLFPKVRNTASNVKIAAAGTSCRHQIYDGTKREAQHPVSILRSCLK, from the coding sequence ATGTTGACCCAATCTCATTTAAAGCAATTAGCCGATACTCTCGAAGGCAAACTTTTATACGATGATCTTCATAAAACACTTTATTCTACAGATGCATCGGTGTATCGGATTCGGCCAAATGCAGTGGCTGTGCCTAAGACGGTAGAAGATATCAGCAAATTAATTCGCTTCGCAGCACAACATAATATTTCGATTACACCAAGAACTGCTGGAACTTCACTTGCTGGACAGGCGGTAGGGGACGGACTTGTGGTGGATGTTTCGAAAAATTTCACCAAAATTATTTCGTACAATGCCGAAAAGAAAACCGTTACGGTACAGCCTGGTGTTATTCGAGATGAACTGAATTTATTCTTGAAACCTCACGGGGTATTTTTCGCCCCAATTACATCAACCTCAAACCGCGCTATGATTGGCGGAATGGTTGGAAATAATTCATCTGGAACAACTTCGATTCGGTATGGTGTTACGCGCGATAAGATTGTTGAGGTTAAAGCAATTTTGAGCGACGGTTCTGAAGTAGCTTTTGGCGAACTGACTTCGGCGGAATTTATGGAGAAAACCAAAGGAGATTCTTTAGAAAATAAAATCTACAAACGACTTTACGATGAACTTTCGGAAAAGGAAAATCAGGAAGAGATTATAAAAGAGTTTCCGAAACCAGAAATTCACAGAAGAAATACAGGTTATGCCGTTGATATCCTATTAAGATCCGATTTATTTGGAGGAACAGAACCTACAATTAATGTTGGAAAATTACTTTGCGGAAGCGAGGGGACTCTGGCCTTTACAACAGAAATCACTTTGAAAGTTGACGATTTACCACCTGTACATAATATTATGGTGGTTGGACATTACCATACGATTCAGGAATCTTTAGAATCTGTGGTGGTGGCAATGAAACATTATTTGTACACTTGTGAAATGATCGACGATACCATTTTGGATTGTACAAAAACCAATCGCGAACATATAAAAAATCGTTTCTTTTTGGTAGGTGAACCAAAAGCTATCATGTTGTTTGAAGTGGCTTCTCATTCTCTAGAAGATGCCGAAAGACAAGCTAATGATTTAATAGCCGATTTAGAAAAACATAATTTTGGTTACGCCCGCGTAAAGGTTTACGGTCCAGATATTGATAAAGCTAACGAACTGAGAAAAGCCGGTCTTGGACTTTTGGGAAGTATTGTTGGTGACAATAAAGCAGCCGATTCTATTGAAGATACGGCAGTTGAATTAAGCGATTTACCAGCGTATATTGCGGAGTTTTCGGCAATGATGCTGAGCCACGGACAGGAAGCGATTTATTACGCGCATGCGGGTGCGGGAGAACTGCATTTGCGTCCGGTTTTGAATTTGAAGAAAACGGAAGATTTAAAATTATTCAGAACCATTGCGACCGATGTGGCGCATTTGGTGAAAAAATATAGAGGTTCATTAAGTGGTGAACACGGCGACGGAATTGTGCGAGGGGAGTTTATTCCGTTTATGATTGGCGAGAAAAACTACGAATTGCTGAAAAGAATCAAATTGGCATTTGACCCGAATTCGGTTTTTAATATCGGAAAGATTGTCAACGCCTTGAAAATGGACGAAAATCATCGTGTAATTTCAGGAAGAGTAGAGCCAGATATTAAGACGTTTCAAGATTTCTCAGACAGTTTAGGAATTCTTCGTGCAGCCGAAAAATGCAACGGTTCGGGCGATTGCAGGAAAATGCCATCGGCGGGAGGAGCGATGTGTCCGAGTTATCGTGCGACCAGAAATGAAAAAGAAACCACTAGAGCCAGAGCAAATGCTTTAAGAGAATATTTGACATATTCTGAAAAAGAAAACAAATTTGACCAGAAAGAATTATACGAAGTTTTTGAGTTGTGCGTGAGCTGTAAAGCCTGTGCCAGCGAATGTCCGAGTAATGTGGATGTTGCAACTTTGAAAGCTGAATTTTTATACCAATATCAAAAAGCAAACGGATTTTCGACCCGAAGTAAAATTTTTGCCAACAATGCAAAATTGAACAAAATGGGAAGTTTGTTTCCGTCGATTACTAATTTTATTTCGAATCAGTCGCTTGTTAAAAGATCAATGGGAATTGCGCCCGAAAGACAAGTTCCGTTATTGGCGAAAAAGACTTTCAGAAAATGGTATGAAAATAACAAGCCTGCAATCAGCGATTTTCCAAACGGGCAATTGTATTTGTTTGTGGATGAATTTACCAATTATTATGATGTAAATATCGGGATCGACGCTTTTGAATTATTAACGAAGTTAGGCTATCAGGTTTTAATCGTAGATCACGAAGAAAGCGGCAGAACGTATTTATCGAAAGGATTTTTGGAAGAAGCCAAAAAAATCACCGATATCAATATCAATATTTTCAAAGATTTAATTTCAAGTAATGCGCCTTTAATCGGAATAGAACCATCAGCAATTTTAACTTTTAGAGATGAATATCTGCGATTGGCATCGGACAAAGAAAATGCAGAGAGAATTTCCCAAAACGCATTCACTATTGAAGAATTCTTCAAAAAAGAAATTATCGATGGAAAAATAACTCCAGATTCATTTTCTGAAGAAACTAAAGAAATCAAAATTCACGGACATTGCCATCAAAAATCGTTGAGTTCTGTTGAAGCGACTTTCGCCATGCTGAATCTCCCTAAAAATAATACCGTTACGATTTATAATTCAGGTTGCTGCGGAATGGCAGGTTCTTTTGGATATGAAAAAGAACATTACAAAGTAAGTATGCAAATGGGAGAGGATACTCTTTTCCCAAAAGTTAGAAATACTGCTTCAAACGTAAAAATCGCCGCTGCGGGAACGAGCTGTCGTCATCAAATTTATGATGGAACAAAACGTGAAGCGCAGCATCCTGTTTCGATTTTGAGAAGTTGCTTAAAATAA
- a CDS encoding aminotransferase class I/II-fold pyridoxal phosphate-dependent enzyme, with product MKNFNPADKIQDLQYFGEFGGVNPSISDSSTYTFLSAKTMFDTFEGNMEGCYLYSRHSSPSNLYLDQALAAMEGTETANVSASGMGAITPTLLQLCGAGDHIVSSRTIYGGTYAFLKNFTPRFGIETSFVDITKLDVVQAAITSKTKVLYCETVSNPLLEVADIAGLAKIAKKYNLKLVVDNTFSPLSVSPAKLGADIVIHSLTKYINGSSDTVGGVTCASKEFINSLKNVNSGASMLLGPTMDSLRSASVMKNLRTLHIRIKQHSHNAHFLADQFEKEGLKTVYPGLKSHPSHELYKTMINPEYGFGGMLTIDVGTLAKANELMELMQERNLGYLAVSLGFYKTLFSAPGTSTSSEIPLEEQKEMGLTDGLIRFSIGLDNDIERTYQMMKACMVELGILNSPEISKEVYTEVH from the coding sequence ATGAAAAACTTTAACCCAGCAGATAAAATTCAAGATTTGCAGTACTTTGGTGAATTTGGAGGTGTAAATCCTTCGATTTCTGATTCCTCTACTTATACTTTTCTTTCGGCCAAAACGATGTTTGATACTTTTGAAGGCAATATGGAAGGCTGTTATTTATACTCGCGTCATTCATCGCCAAGCAATTTGTATTTGGATCAGGCTTTGGCGGCAATGGAAGGAACGGAAACAGCAAATGTATCGGCTTCAGGAATGGGTGCGATTACGCCTACTCTATTACAGCTGTGCGGTGCGGGCGATCACATTGTTTCGAGCCGAACTATTTATGGCGGAACATACGCTTTTCTAAAAAACTTTACTCCAAGATTCGGAATTGAAACAAGCTTTGTTGACATTACTAAGTTGGACGTTGTACAAGCAGCAATTACATCAAAAACGAAAGTTTTATATTGCGAAACGGTTAGTAATCCACTTCTGGAAGTTGCCGATATTGCTGGTTTAGCTAAAATAGCCAAAAAGTACAATTTGAAATTGGTTGTCGATAATACTTTTTCACCCTTATCTGTTTCTCCTGCAAAATTAGGTGCCGATATTGTCATTCATAGTTTGACAAAATACATTAACGGAAGCAGTGATACTGTCGGAGGTGTGACTTGTGCATCAAAAGAATTTATTAATTCGCTAAAAAATGTAAATTCTGGTGCAAGTATGCTGTTAGGGCCAACGATGGATAGTTTGCGTTCGGCTTCTGTAATGAAAAATCTTCGCACGCTTCACATCCGAATCAAACAGCACAGTCATAATGCGCATTTTCTTGCCGATCAATTTGAGAAAGAAGGTTTAAAAACGGTTTATCCCGGATTAAAAAGTCATCCAAGTCACGAATTGTACAAAACGATGATTAATCCAGAATATGGTTTTGGAGGAATGCTGACGATTGACGTTGGCACTTTAGCGAAAGCCAATGAATTGATGGAATTGATGCAGGAAAGAAACTTAGGTTATTTAGCTGTTAGTTTAGGTTTTTATAAAACATTATTCAGCGCACCAGGAACTTCGACTTCTAGTGAAATTCCCTTAGAAGAGCAGAAAGAAATGGGATTAACAGACGGTTTGATTCGCTTTTCTATTGGATTGGATAATGATATTGAACGCACTTACCAAATGATGAAAGCTTGTATGGTTGAGCTTGGTATTTTGAATTCCCCAGAGATTAGTAAAGAAGTTTACACAGAGGTTCACTAA
- a CDS encoding amino acid permease, producing the protein MAFSSLFRKKTVQDILKQVAQNESDGHNALGKHLTTKDLTAFGIAAIVGAGIFSTIGKASADGGPAVIFLFLFTALACSFAAFAYAEFASMVPVSGSAYTYSYVAFGELIAWIIGWALIMEYAVGNITVAISWSDYFTGLLQSGGIHLPQWIQMDYLTASNGFKDAEALMRGGKSFENLSTALQQAHTAWTTAPTIGSFHFVTDLPALFIIILITALVYRGMKESRNASNLMVVVKLCVVLLVIAVGVFYVDTANWDPFAPNGVGGVLKGVSAVFFAYIGFDAISTTAEECKNPQRDLPRGMMWAIIICTILYIAIALVLTGMVKYHELNVGDPLAFVFDKLDLKWMSGIIAVSAVVAMASVLLVFQMGQPRIWMSMSRDGLLPKKFSTVHPKYKTPSFATIVTGFVVAVPALFLNLTMVTDLCSIGTLFAFVLVCAGVLVLQNKPEIPRGKFKTPYVNSKYILPVLMIAGLYYAFTFNNKATMAFINNEAQTNDATTIITSLDKEESAKVFNYLESIDVHNKTAETSDLEHLLSQYQDDDAKYAEVVKGLPINDSLKYESGFSLFKHKIPMWIFLFVLVGLAVWAFRKNLSLIPLLGLICCLYMMAELSVWNWIYFTIWLLIGLLIYFTYSRKNSKLNTQVVS; encoded by the coding sequence ATGGCATTTTCAAGTTTATTCCGAAAGAAAACAGTACAGGATATTCTGAAGCAGGTTGCTCAGAACGAATCAGATGGTCATAATGCATTAGGAAAACATTTGACGACCAAAGATTTGACTGCATTCGGAATTGCGGCTATTGTTGGGGCAGGGATTTTTAGTACTATCGGAAAAGCCAGTGCAGACGGCGGACCAGCTGTTATTTTCTTGTTTCTATTTACAGCTTTAGCTTGTAGTTTTGCTGCTTTTGCTTACGCGGAATTTGCTTCGATGGTGCCGGTTTCAGGAAGTGCTTATACCTATTCGTATGTTGCTTTTGGAGAATTAATTGCCTGGATAATCGGCTGGGCTTTGATTATGGAATACGCAGTCGGAAATATAACCGTCGCCATATCGTGGAGTGATTATTTTACGGGACTGCTCCAGAGCGGCGGTATACATCTTCCGCAATGGATTCAGATGGATTATTTAACGGCATCAAACGGATTTAAAGATGCCGAAGCTTTAATGCGAGGCGGAAAATCATTCGAAAATTTAAGTACAGCTTTACAGCAGGCCCATACAGCTTGGACAACAGCGCCAACAATAGGATCTTTCCATTTTGTTACCGATTTACCAGCTCTATTTATCATTATTTTGATTACAGCTTTGGTTTACAGAGGAATGAAAGAATCTCGTAACGCCAGTAATTTAATGGTTGTTGTAAAACTTTGTGTAGTTCTTCTAGTAATTGCTGTGGGTGTATTTTACGTAGATACAGCAAACTGGGATCCGTTTGCTCCAAATGGAGTTGGCGGGGTTTTAAAAGGTGTTTCTGCTGTTTTCTTTGCTTATATTGGTTTTGATGCGATTTCGACAACTGCCGAAGAATGTAAAAATCCGCAGCGTGATTTACCACGAGGTATGATGTGGGCAATTATCATTTGTACGATTTTATATATCGCTATTGCCTTAGTTTTGACCGGAATGGTAAAATACCACGAACTAAATGTTGGAGATCCTCTTGCATTTGTTTTCGATAAATTAGACCTAAAATGGATGTCGGGAATTATTGCGGTAAGTGCTGTAGTAGCTATGGCAAGCGTTTTATTGGTTTTCCAAATGGGACAGCCTCGTATCTGGATGAGCATGAGCCGTGATGGTTTATTGCCAAAGAAATTTTCTACCGTTCACCCAAAATATAAAACACCATCATTTGCTACAATCGTAACTGGTTTTGTGGTAGCAGTTCCAGCTTTATTTCTAAACCTTACAATGGTTACAGATTTATGCAGTATCGGAACTTTGTTTGCTTTTGTTTTGGTTTGCGCTGGAGTTTTAGTGTTGCAAAACAAACCTGAAATTCCAAGAGGAAAATTTAAAACGCCTTATGTAAATTCAAAATATATTTTACCAGTTTTAATGATTGCTGGATTGTACTATGCTTTTACTTTCAACAATAAAGCTACAATGGCTTTTATAAATAATGAGGCGCAAACGAATGATGCGACAACAATTATTACTTCTTTAGATAAAGAAGAATCGGCAAAAGTTTTTAATTATTTGGAAAGCATTGACGTTCATAATAAAACTGCAGAAACATCAGATTTAGAGCATTTGCTAAGTCAATACCAAGACGATGACGCAAAATATGCTGAGGTTGTAAAAGGATTACCAATTAACGATTCTTTAAAATACGAATCAGGATTCAGTTTGTTCAAGCACAAAATTCCAATGTGGATTTTCTTATTTGTTTTAGTTGGATTAGCCGTTTGGGCATTCAGAAAAAATCTATCTTTAATTCCGCTTTTAGGATTAATTTGCTGCCTTTACATGATGGCCGAATTAAGCGTTTGGAACTGGATTTACTTCACTATCTGGTTACTAATCGGATTATTGATTTACTTTACTTATAGTAGAAAAAATAGTAAACTAAATACTCAAGTTGTGAGTTAG
- a CDS encoding mechanosensitive ion channel domain-containing protein — translation MEDFLQDVVKHLEGYYYSIVDLTPKFILAVLVILVSWFIASRVGIFAGNRLKVRMHDRLLATFIARLIKSVLIIIGILIMFRIIGLDGIAQSMLAGAGISAFVIGFALKDIGENFLAGILLAFKRPFNIGDIIESNGVKGEVINLNLRDTEVKSDSKIIYIPNALLIKNTLINYNSEGFLLQTFTVGLEYGSDYTRAIELVKEVLGNSEDVTEKDHENAAVITDVAAAGVIQLNIRYWVKTASTTENSECRSKIIAAVLKKLKENEFILK, via the coding sequence ATGGAAGACTTTCTGCAAGACGTTGTCAAACATTTAGAAGGATATTATTATAGCATTGTCGATCTTACACCAAAATTTATTCTAGCAGTTCTGGTCATTTTGGTTTCATGGTTTATTGCAAGCCGTGTCGGAATTTTTGCAGGCAACCGACTAAAAGTCAGAATGCACGATCGTCTTCTGGCGACTTTTATTGCTCGTTTAATTAAGTCTGTTCTTATTATTATCGGGATTCTTATTATGTTCCGAATTATAGGTCTTGACGGAATCGCTCAAAGCATGCTGGCCGGTGCCGGAATCTCTGCTTTTGTAATTGGTTTTGCGCTTAAAGATATTGGCGAAAATTTCCTTGCGGGAATTCTGCTGGCTTTTAAAAGACCTTTTAATATTGGAGATATTATTGAAAGTAATGGCGTTAAAGGCGAAGTAATTAACCTCAACCTGCGCGATACCGAAGTAAAAAGCGACTCGAAAATCATTTATATTCCAAACGCACTTTTAATAAAAAACACACTTATCAATTATAACAGCGAAGGTTTCTTACTTCAGACGTTCACCGTTGGACTCGAATATGGTTCTGATTACACCCGTGCTATCGAACTTGTAAAAGAGGTTCTCGGAAACAGTGAAGACGTTACCGAAAAAGACCACGAAAACGCAGCCGTAATTACTGATGTCGCTGCTGCAGGTGTTATTCAGCTTAATATACGGTATTGGGTGAAAACTGCATCAACAACAGAAAATTCAGAATGCCGTTCTAAAATTATTGCTGCTGTTTTGAAGAAGTTAAAAGAAAATGAGTTTATTTTGAAGTAA